The Salvia splendens isolate huo1 chromosome 21, SspV2, whole genome shotgun sequence genome includes a window with the following:
- the LOC121783416 gene encoding uncharacterized protein LOC121783416 isoform X1 yields MKCFKWLYVCSLIGLLSNPSYSYGNVVNDDKVLRVGEELFKEVLPLQNGARFYHLQGLKPQMWYEVKMSYPSSIPASFSLQLKRGAPDLGLNQGRKLLNTEKIIFKTDGITSLIEQGEMSVLVNVEPEGVVAIPGKQETEYIIFNIGTPVFYSNALHFLTPRETSASFFSLFFVRGMYRTSFLCSLMLYQITNFTPSLCNVSCAHASSQCFYVLTDYLYIYFLHFDYIYFHKNTAGFDCLYRSPSLLQFVTNCLWVFPTRLGML; encoded by the exons ATGAAATGCTTCAAGTGGTTATATGTATGCTCTCTGATCGGGCTACTCAGTAATCCATCATACAGTTATGGAAATGT CGTGAATGACGACAAAGTTTTGCGCGTTGGTGAGGAGCTTTTCAAGGAAGTATTGCCTCTACAAAATGGGGCTCGCTTCTACCACTTGCAAGGATTAAAACCTCAGATGTGGTATGAAGTGAAGATGTCATATCCTTCTTCT ATACCAGCCAGTTTTTCTTTGCAACTAAAAAGAGGTGCTCCGGATTTGGGTCTGAATCAAGGAAGAAAATTGCTCAACACTGAAAAGATAATTTTCAAGACAGATGGTATCACCTCATTGATTGAACAG GGCGAAATGTCTGTTCTCGTGAACGTGGAACCTGAAGGGGTTGTGGCGATACCAGGGAAGCAGGAAACGgaatatatcatttttaatatagGTACTCCAGTTTTCTATTCCAATGCTCTTCATTTTCTTACACCAAGAGAAACTTCTGCATcgtttttttcccttttttttgtgCGCGGCATGTACAGAACTTCTTTTTTATGCAGCCTTATGCTCTACCAAATTACCAATTTCACACCATCTCTTTGCAATGTTTCTTGTGCACATGCTTCTTCACAATGTTTCTACGTGCTCACAGATTACCTCTATATCTATTTTCTGCACTTCGATTATATATATTTCCATAAAAACACAGCTGGCTTTGATTGTCTATACCGATCTCCATCTTTGCTGCAGTTTGTGACGAACTGTTTATGGGTATTCCCCACGAGGCTTGGTATGTTGTAG
- the LOC121783416 gene encoding uncharacterized protein LOC121783416 isoform X2 codes for MKCFKWLYVCSLIGLLSNPSYSYGNVVNDDKVLRVGEELFKEVLPLQNGARFYHLQGLKPQMWYEVKMSYPSSIPASFSLQLKRGAPDLGLNQGRKLLNTEKIIFKTDGITSLIEQGEMSVLVNVEPEGVVAIPGKQETEYIIFNIVCDELFMGIPHEAWYVVVFVLLGLVLAFVVPSYLPVFLLPKNGRQPLLVHAVTKAS; via the exons ATGAAATGCTTCAAGTGGTTATATGTATGCTCTCTGATCGGGCTACTCAGTAATCCATCATACAGTTATGGAAATGT CGTGAATGACGACAAAGTTTTGCGCGTTGGTGAGGAGCTTTTCAAGGAAGTATTGCCTCTACAAAATGGGGCTCGCTTCTACCACTTGCAAGGATTAAAACCTCAGATGTGGTATGAAGTGAAGATGTCATATCCTTCTTCT ATACCAGCCAGTTTTTCTTTGCAACTAAAAAGAGGTGCTCCGGATTTGGGTCTGAATCAAGGAAGAAAATTGCTCAACACTGAAAAGATAATTTTCAAGACAGATGGTATCACCTCATTGATTGAACAG GGCGAAATGTCTGTTCTCGTGAACGTGGAACCTGAAGGGGTTGTGGCGATACCAGGGAAGCAGGAAACGgaatatatcatttttaatatag TTTGTGACGAACTGTTTATGGGTATTCCCCACGAGGCTTGGTATGTTGTAGTTTTCGTATTGCTTGGTTTGGTGCTGGCTTTTGTGGTTCCTTCCTATCTGCCCGTGTTCTTGCTGCCAAAAAACGGTAGACAGCCATTGTTGGTTCATGCTGTTACCAAGGCTTCATGA